In Lolium rigidum isolate FL_2022 chromosome 7, APGP_CSIRO_Lrig_0.1, whole genome shotgun sequence, the DNA window ATGCGGGGGATAACCTGGTAACGCCACCACCATCTTCTTGACTTTCAGTTGTCTGAATGAATAACTGGCCTCTTGTCTTGAGTCTGGACTATAAATTTCGCTTCAGTGCCAGtaaacggttttttttttttttttttttgaaacgaggagtAAACAGTTTCAAACTGCATTATACAGAGGCATGTTAGTAATTTACCTCTTTTCTGTCGGATAGGTGATCGAGCACTCTGGTACAGTCGAGCTAGCTGGTCTGCGCTTGGGGGAAGCGCCTGCAGTGGCTGGAACTGCAATTGCTAGGCTGGTAAGCTAATGTTCTGTGTCATATTCAGATTACCCTGCTCCATCCCCTCACATCCATCTCCAGCAGTCCAGCTTATTAGTTTTTACCTGTGCCTCTCTCGATACGTAAGCAGAAGCTGTCCAAGCCATATTTTGGACTGGCAACGCTGCACATTACAAAGAAGAGAGAGATAAAGCTTTTCAGTAGAGATTGCCAACAGCAATAGAGTTTCATTGTCTAAACATATGGATTGACCTTTGATCCTCGGTTTGTTTGCCTTGTCGAATTGTGCAAAGGTTGAACCAATCTTACATGGTTCCCCATTGCCCTTTGGTACATAGTAATAGCTTGCATATGCTTATTTCTACAGTAAAAAAAGCATTGAGATGACTTAGTTGGAGATGAAGTACTCTCAATGTGAGAAAAGTGACGATTAAGTAGATATTATAATTTATGAAGCTTTCTGAAACTGTGTACCATGATAAACTGAACTTTGGTGTGTCTTTGATTCTGGAATACACACATATGAGCATATTTTTGTATTAGAAAGAGCCCGTACAAATTGTACAATGGCACCAACAGAAACTAGGAACAAGACTGCAAGTGCAAAGGAAACAAACTACTACAGTACTTCTGTCCATAAAAcgaatgtcttagatttgtctaaatttgtagtgtctacatacatccaaatttagacaaatctacggcatccttttatggacagaggtagtatgtcTAATCTGCAGATATCCGATAGCATTGTGTGTGACTACAGCTTTCGAAGTTCCTTTGTACCAGCAGCCTTCCACAGCTCAGTCTAATACCTTTAGTACTTCAGTTCATTGTgttccatgtttttttttttttttttgcgaatatgtTCCATGTATATGATAGGCACTAATTAGCATTAAATGAGGGTGATAAGTCAATAAAAAAAACACTTCAGGATCTCATACTTGATTTTCGTAATTTCTGTAGGCTGTTTCTAAAGGGAGACAAGGCAGAGAAGCACAGAACATTGTCCGAGTGAGTACACACGTCCCTTTGAATCATGGTTAAacagatttttatttttattttaactgAGGTGTTGGATTACCTTGCAGCTCTACTTGGCAAACATACGTCTCAAGAATGCAGCAACTGATGTAGTTATCACCGCATATGAGCCGCTGTTGATAAAGTAAGTTCAATAGATCACTATCACATATTTTCTCTGATTAATGGAATTTCTAAACAACTGGTTTCTATTATTTCTGTACTGTCTCAAGTATTAATATTTTGCATGACAGATTGACAGCTAGTACTTTAGTGCCATTTCTTTGCACTTTGTATGACTTGATTAATAATACCTGGTGATGTGTTTAGGAGAACTACGGAATATTTGAGAATCTTTCCTTGCATGAATCTAATATAATCGACATGTTTGAATGAAGATCAATAAACCTTTTATCTGTCATTAAAATATGGAAAGACAATcctgttgtgctcaaatctttttTTCAGTTCTCCATGTTGAATATAGCTGTACTAGTATGGTCAATGGCAGAATCAGAGTATGAAAAAACTACTTTTCAGTTAAAATGCAGATAAAACAGCAGCATGTTGTGCTGCGGTAGTTCCTTCAGTTCTCTACTAGGCTAGCCATGTTGAATGCTACAGCAGTACCACTTGAAGTCCAGAACACCTAACCTATTTTTGTAGTTGAAATGCAGACTAAACATCGTAATGATGCATCACAACTAATACAAAGATAACTAGCATTAGAGCTGAGTGAAATTAAGCATAACTAAATGGCCTCTCCCTGAGTTAGCGACACAAACCTACAGTATCGATCTTCATTTTATGTTCTGAATTCATGTTTGTGCTGTTAACTTGTCGAGTGTTACAGGCTGCCCCTTGAGTGATCTAATTTtctgtcattttaattttcagccCTTTGAGTGAAAGCGCCCAGGCAGTTGCAGCTGGGCCAGCAGTACCTGCGGAACAAGCAGGGTGCTTGCCAATGTCTGAGGTCTTCAGACTTGCAGTGATGAACTTCAATATCCATGATTGGAACCTTTTCAATGGCAGCGCTTGAAACAGAGAGGGTAGCATCTTAGAGCTATAGTGATTCTAGAAGAAGTTATGCCAGGAATGCATCTTCCTTGAGCGGAAACAGTATCTGAATTTTCTTGTAGATCAGCAGCAGCAAATTGTTTTTTTGTTGAAGGTGTTATCATTTAGCTTATGTAGTGTCTTCCAAAGAACCCTGGTTGCAGTTCAATATATCATGTTAGCTTCTAGCATTCACTCGAATGGTCCTTGTTACCTGCTACTTCATCGATAAAGACCACATATGTCTCGTACCTGAATTCTGTACATCTTGATTCCATCATATCAAACATGGGTGTTGAGTAGGAATTAGTATATAGAGGTGAACTCCAGATTCTGAACTATTTGATCTGTACATCTTGATTCCATCATATCACGGGCCTTTGAGTGTAGAGATTCAAGAAGTTCTAAAACTTATAAATGTTCAGAGGCTGGAAAGGCATCTCTATGCATTGTGTGGTCTGCAATATTTATCGTACTCTACATGAGTTCATATATTCTTGACCACTAGCACCCTGTGATTGGCACCAAGGATATAGGATGACAAACATGTGAACAATGAAGCCTAACCAAAATAGAAAAGTCTGGGCCACTCTGTATGTGGTTCATGTCATCATCCAACTAGGTTCAGCGGTGAATCCGAAGGGCTTAATACGAGTACATTATCCTGTGGGTCAATTTGGAGATAAATCTGATACATTATGTAGAGTAGTTGTGATGCATTAAATATTCCAATTGCCATCGGAAGCTCAAACTGTTCATTTTGTGGTAATttgcgtgtataggtcaaacTGTTTTTTCTCTCATAATCAACGTGTTTGAATGAACATTATTACTACTCTTTTTTTAATAGTAACAATTGTGCTTACGAATCACGCTTTTTTGCAAGTCCTTCGTCTGTAATTACAATACGGAAAGACAATCCTGTCTTGTCAAACTTTTATTTCAGTTCTCTATCTGGGCTAGGTATGTTAAATACAATTGGTCTGTCGTACAGTATGGTTAATGGCCGAACCAAAATGTGAAAATTCTATTTTCAGTTAAAATGCAGATGAAACAACAGCATGCTGTTCTCTGGTAGTTCCTTCTTTTTACTACCTAGGCTAGCCACTTTTGAATGCTACAGTAGTACTATGCGAAGAACAGAACACCAAAATTAGATTTGTTTTATAGTAGTTGAAATGCAGTTGAAACATCATAATGACGCATCACAACTAATACAGAGACAACTAGTAGTTTCCTCCGTCCAAAATTAAGTGACTCGGCGTTTCTAAATACATACGAATCTAGATAAATTTAAGTCACTTATTTCTGGATGGCGGGAGTATTAGAGCAGAGTGAAAGTAAGCTAAACTAAATGGCCTtccatatctttactattatatttcagttggtcgtacgtcatacaacacGTTTGGTGAGGAGATTGGGAACATCTGAGCCGTCCAATCGTACTAAACATTCTCCGCTTGATATCTAGCCATCCGTGGCCATAATGTCACGACCGCAATTTACTTCCAAAAAATATGACGATGTGAGCATCAATCACGGGATCGCATCAATCATGAGACTGCCATAGTCAATAATCTTTAATATGAATGGAAGTTGATATATCAGATCACTACTTTCAAATCGCTCACTAATAATTTACTTCCGAAAAATATGACGATGGGAGCATCAATCACGGGATCGCATCAATCATGAGACTGCCATAGTCAATAATCTTAATATTAGGAATGGAAGTTGATGTATCGGCAAAAAACGTTGATAGAAGAATCAACATTTAAGGAAGTTTATTGCGTGATTTAAGGAATCAGCACCATGAGGAGTATGTACAATCAATCAGAAGAATCGCTAGAATCACGCAAATTAAGAAAACATGGAAGACAATCACCTAGAAAATATGGAAAGCAATCACCAATCAGGGAAATTTAGAGACCGCCGTCACCATTCTTCTCTCTAGCCGGGTCAGTGTAAGCTTCGTGGCGTCAGTTGGCAATCGTTCCCGAGCTTGATCTGCTGGCGCGAGATCTTGTTGTGGTCTTGTGGATGCCTCCACCAACTCCACCGCGAGCCCATTGTAGCCAGCCGAGCTCACGAAGAGCGTGTAAAATATCACGACGCCATTCAATCCATGTCCATATACGTGCATGCAAAGTCGCATGCCAAGCTTGTTCTGGAAGTCGGTGATGGCACTAACAGCCTCGTGTTGTACGAAGAGCCGCGCAGTGCTCTCATGGTGCCGCTCACGCCGCGCCTGAACCACCATTAAGCCTGGAGGAGCTCAACCCGTCCGTCAACCTGCTCGTACGTTCTCCTTCGTTTTCtgaattttcttttttatttaccTTTGAATGGGGCACAAAAATAATGAAGTTGCAACCAATCTCAATTTCGATGCACAGGAGGACAACGAAGGCCGTACGAGACTGCAAGAAGTTTCCCATCTACATCGTCGGTAATACTACCCGCCTACCTACTGCTCTGCACCATTCCATCGAATTTTTTTAGGTTGGAACTGACCAACATGTTTATCTGAACCTAGCGACATCTCGGAGGGACAGACTGCTAACGCCAAGTGCAACATCGCCAAGCTCCTCGCAAACTCCATAATCTACCGCTATATCTGCAGCAAGGACCTCCTAGAGGACGTGCTCAGCGGAAGGGACATCCTCACTGCATTCCAAGAATCTGACGAGAAAGGATACAACGAAGTTAAGGTGCCCTCTCTCTTACTCCGAAAGCCTTTCATCCGGCACCATTACGTGTCTGAATATACACCTGAAACTTTTTGTCTACATACGAGGGGCTGAGCAGCTCAGGTCCATGGGCAACCTCGTCCTCTGCCGTGGCAGCTACGACGTCGTCATGTACTGCACAACCTCTATGCCAGTATGTGTGCCCGTGCTTGTTCAGATCTGAGTTATCTGCAGTGTACAAATAGGCAGCATCAAATTTAATTGATTGTTAGATTTCGAATTATCGTGTGTTGTAATCTGGTTTGCTATTTCTTTGGTTTTTAGATTCAGCGATGGTTGTGTAGAGGGTATTTTGAATTCATTATTTGTTGAAGATTTAAATGGAAGAAAGCATACATGAAGAAAGGAATTATTAGGATTCACTTAATCGTATAAGTAAGTATAGTGTGCCATTTTATATTGGGTTTGCTATTTATCTCAAGTCAACCTGCTTGTTCAGACTTCAGACTTACATTACAAGTCATATACTTATGGATACACTTCCTATAACGAGAAGGATAATAAGCTTACTTCTCTGGTATTAGTTAATGTCACTGATTTTTTGCAGGCCAGTTATAACGAGAAGGATAATAAGCTTGTTTCTTTTGCTGGTCATCACTAAGATTACATCGGATGAGTACTGAAGTTCTATTGCTTTTAATTTAGTTATACTGAACACATCAACCGTTTTTCTGGTGAGCCTTGGTATTTTAGGTTCCCTCCAATTAACCTGAATATTTTAGAGGATAAGCACTTGTGAAGAATTCTGAAGTTATATGTTTTGGTCTCCGATACTTCGGCATACTTGTAAATTAAGCTTTTTGGATCTTGAGTTGAATATCCATGAGCAGTTAAACGAGCAACAAAGATGCAGATTTTATTTTTGCATTCAAAGATAAATTTTCAGGTGATAATATTCTAATTATTATTGTCACGTAATATGTTGATTTCTGATCTATAAACACCTTCTTTTGGTTCATCGACATGCGCATCATTTGTTATGCAAATCCTATCCTTTGTTATGCAAATCCTAGGAAGAACAATCTGCAAGAGCAGGGTTGAAAGAACGTGCTATTCGTCAAATTATCAGCAAGTCATTGATTTTGGGACTATGGTATCCAGGCTTTATGAGCAAAACCGGCAAATGACCATTTAGTTAagatataaatataatttttctTTACTAGACCTGTTATACCAGCTATATGAGGCATAAATTTTGGAGTTGTATGTAGCACTTACAATGGTAGTTATAAGACAATCGTGCAAATACCATCCCTTAGTTTATTCGTGGTGCACACTAAGACTTTTCACTTTAAAAGACATTGTTGGATAACATCAACCGTTTTTCTGGTGAGCCTTGGTATTTTAGGTTCCCTCCAATTAACCTGAATATTTTAGAGGATAAGCACTTGTGAAGAATTCTGAAG includes these proteins:
- the LOC124675641 gene encoding ran guanine nucleotide release factor, which gives rise to MAGGDSSVRRPLFGGAISTAFPARFQDVSNIREVPDHQEVLVDPARDESLIVELLDLKAEVDDAGSALWFLRDVASEQDAGDNLVIEHSGTVELAGLRLGEAPAVAGTAIARLAVSKGRQGREAQNIVRLYLANIRLKNAATDVVITAYEPLLINPLSESAQAVAAGPAVPAEQAGCLPMSEVFRLAVMNFNIHDWNLFNGSA